The sequence below is a genomic window from Nitrospirota bacterium.
CCGACATATCGAGCGCCCTGCCGACGAACGGGGCGACGAACATGCTGACGATGCCGAACCCGAGGATCGTTGCAATGGCCATGGCGACTTCCGACGGCTTCGCTTTAACCGCAGTCGATGTCGCAATGGCAGCAGAGACGCCGCAGACGCCGCAGGCAGCGCCCATGGTGCCGATCATCGACCGGTCCATGCCGACGAGCCTCCCGTAGAGCATCACGAAGAATATCGTGCCGAAGACGAAGGACAGGATGAGGACGATGGCGATGCCGCCCACCTTGAAGAGGCTCTGAATGGTGTACAGCGAACCGAGCATGATAACGCCGGTCTTGATGAAGAGCCTCGTCGTCCTGAATCCTTCTTCCGCCCATCCCGGGATCTTCCCGCCGAAGAGCACGTTCCGGTAAAAGACCCCCACGATAATGGCGAGCAGGACATAGTTGAGGCCTGCGGCCTTCGTGAGCCATCCCTTCTGACCGAAGACTACCGCGTCCGCCATCCAGGGCTCGACATAGGTTCTCAACGCATAGAGCGTCAGGACCATCATCGCCAGGCCGGGGATTATCGCCGGCAGTTTTTGCAGTAAACTCTTATCCTCCATATACCTTCCTCCTTTACTTTATGACGAGAACATGGCAAGGAGCATGCTCTACCACCTTCGATGATACGCTCCCGAGCAGAAACTTCTTTGCGCCGTGTTTCCCGTGGGCGCCCACCACGACCATATCGGCGCCGGTCTCCCTGATCGTCTCGATGATCCTTTCTGCCGGGTGGCCCTCTTTGGTCAGAATCTCGGCCTTGATCCCCCTGGCCGCGATCTCGTCGGCCACCTTCTTCATCGATCCTTTTGCATCGGAGAACAGCGACTCGGTGATGGTCTTGCATTCATTGTCTGATACCTCCATGAGGCACAGGTCCGGAACAACGGTGACGATGTTCAGCACTCCCCCGGTCTTCCCGGCAATAGTCGCTGCCTCTCGCAGCGCCTTGTTCGCCTGCTCCGATCCGTCATGTGCGACTAGAATTTTCATCCCTCTCTCCTTTCCCTTTCTGGTCCCCTTCTGGTCCCCCTCTGGCCTTTCTCTCGCCCCCTCCAGGCTCATGAGCGCCGGTACACTGGCTGAGGGTCTGCTTTTGCCGAGCAAGTGCGGTGCCAGATAGTGAGCGGCTTGAAAGATAAGGAGATTTGTCGGAGAGTGCTGAAAAAATGTTCCCTTGCGGGAACGTGGAAGTGTGGCACGGGTTCCCGCAAGGGAACTTAGAGCCCCTGACGAACTGAAAGAGCTTGGGGTCGGACGAGGTACAGTAGGTGAGCGGTTTTAGCAGCCTGAAGCGAAGTCATGGATGACGAAGCGAGCTGGTACCTCGGAGGTCGTATCGACCGAGAATGAGTCGAACATACTGTGCTTCGTCCGGCTCCCTTTCCTCATTCTGTTAGACGCTCTTAATCGATCCCGTACTCTTTCATCTTTTTCCAGAGGACCTTTCTGCTTATGCCAAGCCGGGCGGCTGCTTCGATCTTCTTGCCGCCCGATTCATTGAGCGCCTTGATGATCCTCTGCCGCTCGAAGCATTTGAGGCTCGCTTCGAGGGTGAGGTCCTGGGTAATGCAGGGGGTCCTGTCGGTATCGTCCGATATCTCGTCGGGGAGATGCCTGAGATCGATAACCCCATCTTTTGAAAGCACCACGGCCCGCTCGATCGCATGCTTCAGCTCGCGCACATTGCCCGGGTAGCTATAGGCGAGGAGAGCGTCGTAGGCGAACTGTGAGAGCCTCACCTCGGTCTTGTTCAGCCGCTCCTTGAAGAGCTTGAGGAAATGGTCGATGAGATAGGGGATATCCTCTTTTCTCTCCCTGAGCGGCGGCAGGGCGATCGGCACGATATTGATCCTGTAGAACAGGTCCTCTCTGAAGGCGCCTGCCGCGACGCTCTCCTTCAGGCTCTTGCGGGTGGCATAAATGCCCCGTACATCGACCCGCACCGGCGTATTCCCTCCCAAGCGCGTTATGGTATTGTCCTCCAGCACCCGCAGCAGTTTCGGCTGGAGCGCTACCGGGATATCGCCGATCTCGTCGAAAAAGATGGTGCCGCCGCTCGCGTATTCGAATTTGCCCTTCCTCAATTCGGTGGCGCCGGTGAAGGCCCCCCGCTCGTGGCCGAAGAGCTCGGACTCGAAGAGGGTATCGGGAATGGCCGCGCAGTTGATCTTGACGAACTGCTTGGTGTTCCGCTGGCTCAGCCGATGGATGGCATTCGCCACCAGCTCCTTGCCGGTCCCGCTCTCGCCCTGAATCAGCACCGGGACATCGGTCCCGGCAACAGCGGCGATGCGGTCGAAGACGTCGCGCATCACGGGGCTTACGCCGATAATGCTCTCGAACTCCACCTTCTCCTTGAGGGTCTCCCTGAGGAAGGTGACCTCGTCCTCGAGCTTCCGGTAGCGGAAGAAGCGCTCGATGGCTATGAGGAGCTCGTCATTGGCAAAGGGCTTTCCGATATA
It includes:
- a CDS encoding universal stress protein, coding for MKILVAHDGSEQANKALREAATIAGKTGGVLNIVTVVPDLCLMEVSDNECKTITESLFSDAKGSMKKVADEIAARGIKAEILTKEGHPAERIIETIRETGADMVVVGAHGKHGAKKFLLGSVSSKVVEHAPCHVLVIK
- a CDS encoding putative sulfate exporter family transporter, whose protein sequence is MEDKSLLQKLPAIIPGLAMMVLTLYALRTYVEPWMADAVVFGQKGWLTKAAGLNYVLLAIIVGVFYRNVLFGGKIPGWAEEGFRTTRLFIKTGVIMLGSLYTIQSLFKVGGIAIVLILSFVFGTIFFVMLYGRLVGMDRSMIGTMGAACGVCGVSAAIATSTAVKAKPSEVAMAIATILGFGIVSMFVAPFVGRALDMSDYQFGAWVGTGILNSGQVLATCLAYNPNIAPGTAVAYGEIWNVVRVISIPFVVFFITAWFWKGEANAEHISLMQILKDKFPIFVLGFFGMTALSSIGALGEEGSETLHLLREVMSWIFGIGLVGIGAYIDVREIRAAGGRPLKVGVAAGLIKIVLALIIILLFVPKVANF
- a CDS encoding sigma-54 dependent transcriptional regulator, yielding MKKQLLIVEDEPIMRLGMEHLLTSEGYTVSLCATGDEGFRALEKERFDLVITDLKLPGKDGFSLLKRTKEIAPETGVIIITGYAEVKDAVQAMKEGAFDYIGKPFANDELLIAIERFFRYRKLEDEVTFLRETLKEKVEFESIIGVSPVMRDVFDRIAAVAGTDVPVLIQGESGTGKELVANAIHRLSQRNTKQFVKINCAAIPDTLFESELFGHERGAFTGATELRKGKFEYASGGTIFFDEIGDIPVALQPKLLRVLEDNTITRLGGNTPVRVDVRGIYATRKSLKESVAAGAFREDLFYRINIVPIALPPLRERKEDIPYLIDHFLKLFKERLNKTEVRLSQFAYDALLAYSYPGNVRELKHAIERAVVLSKDGVIDLRHLPDEISDDTDRTPCITQDLTLEASLKCFERQRIIKALNESGGKKIEAAARLGISRKVLWKKMKEYGID